One genomic segment of Salinigranum rubrum includes these proteins:
- a CDS encoding NAD-dependent epimerase/dehydratase family protein produces MARVAVTGAAGNVGRETVDALSNDHDVTPITHREREGLDSVILDVRDGEELTAAFEGHDVVVHLAANPDPGAGWQSVYEVNIGGTYNVYEAALSAGVDRVVFASTNHVHQMYNIADPARPETLAADARTVRPSEPPRPDSYYGVSKVFGEALGSYYADRYGIEVVNVRIGWLLSPEEVREKDDEEPAVARYVRAMWLSPRDCRQGMRRAVEAALPQSPLAVNLLSANDDRYLPLTEAMRALGYRPRDNSGTVVD; encoded by the coding sequence ATGGCTCGCGTAGCAGTCACTGGAGCGGCCGGTAACGTCGGCCGGGAGACGGTCGACGCGCTCTCGAACGACCACGACGTCACGCCCATCACACATCGAGAGCGAGAAGGCCTCGACAGCGTCATTCTGGACGTTCGCGACGGAGAGGAACTGACCGCGGCGTTCGAAGGTCACGACGTCGTCGTCCACCTCGCGGCGAACCCCGACCCCGGCGCGGGGTGGCAGAGCGTCTACGAGGTCAACATCGGCGGGACGTACAACGTCTACGAGGCGGCACTCTCGGCAGGAGTCGACCGCGTCGTCTTCGCGAGCACGAACCACGTCCACCAGATGTACAACATCGCCGACCCGGCCCGCCCGGAGACTCTGGCGGCCGACGCCCGGACGGTCCGTCCGTCGGAGCCCCCGCGCCCGGACTCGTACTACGGCGTCAGCAAGGTGTTCGGCGAGGCGCTCGGCAGTTACTACGCCGACCGGTACGGCATCGAAGTGGTCAACGTCCGTATCGGCTGGCTCCTCTCTCCCGAGGAGGTCCGCGAGAAGGACGACGAAGAGCCAGCGGTTGCGCGGTACGTCCGCGCGATGTGGCTCAGTCCACGCGACTGCCGGCAGGGGATGCGACGGGCCGTCGAGGCGGCCCTCCCGCAGTCGCCGCTCGCGGTCAACCTCCTCTCGGCCAACGACGACCGCTACCTCCCGCTCACCGAGGCGATGCGGGCGCTCGGCTACCGCCCACGGGACAACTCCGGTACGGTCGTCGACTGA
- a CDS encoding ABC transporter substrate-binding protein, protein MREHDSPTDSVDRRNYLQALVAGAAVGLAGCAGGSGGDGESGGGGGSDSGGSGGSGGSGESSGGESTSSGGSGGQWDSSLEVLHGWAGGDGEAAITALIETFQEQYPEMETNFQAVGASANVNLNATILRRLSNNNPMSSFANWPGNNLARYEGALMDLEADVWDAAGYKDVMQSRAMELCQFNDKMPAVPLGSHRMNNLFYNTAVFEEAGIDASSLDSVDALLDALETINQETDVTPMAQAMVAPWTNLQLWAQIITSQSGVEAYTNFIEGSPDRAAVVEALEALKTINENYITADASSISFTTAGQKVISGEAATIHQGNWVYGMFRADDSFNYQEQWDWIPFPGTEGIYFYHVDAIVAPANNPSREETIAWQKFVGTKEAQIAFNNPKGSVPLRTDIDPSELTDFLAMTYEDLTSSDAYPPTIAHGLAVTPETMGDCKTAFAENFMGPFEVEACADALIGAVSN, encoded by the coding sequence ATGCGTGAGCATGACAGTCCTACCGACAGTGTCGACCGACGGAACTACCTGCAAGCGCTGGTGGCTGGCGCGGCCGTCGGGCTAGCGGGGTGTGCTGGTGGCTCGGGTGGTGACGGTGAGTCGGGCGGCGGCGGCGGTTCGGACTCGGGTGGCAGTGGTGGGTCGGGCGGGAGCGGCGAGTCGAGCGGCGGCGAAAGCACCAGCAGCGGTGGTTCCGGCGGACAGTGGGACTCCTCGCTCGAAGTACTGCACGGCTGGGCCGGCGGCGACGGCGAGGCGGCGATCACCGCGCTGATCGAGACGTTCCAGGAGCAGTACCCCGAGATGGAGACGAACTTCCAGGCGGTCGGGGCGAGCGCGAACGTCAACCTCAACGCGACGATTCTCCGCCGACTCTCGAACAACAACCCGATGAGTTCGTTCGCCAACTGGCCGGGGAATAACCTCGCGCGGTACGAGGGCGCGCTGATGGATCTGGAGGCGGACGTCTGGGACGCCGCCGGGTACAAGGACGTCATGCAGAGCCGGGCGATGGAGCTCTGCCAGTTCAACGACAAGATGCCGGCCGTCCCGCTCGGCTCCCACCGGATGAACAACCTCTTCTACAACACCGCTGTCTTCGAGGAGGCCGGTATCGACGCGTCGAGCCTCGACAGCGTCGACGCGCTGTTGGACGCTCTCGAGACGATCAACCAGGAGACTGACGTCACGCCGATGGCGCAGGCGATGGTCGCGCCGTGGACGAACCTCCAGCTGTGGGCGCAGATCATCACGAGCCAGAGCGGTGTCGAGGCGTACACGAACTTCATCGAGGGGAGCCCCGACCGAGCGGCGGTGGTCGAGGCGCTCGAAGCGCTGAAGACGATAAACGAGAACTACATTACCGCCGACGCCTCCTCGATCAGTTTCACCACGGCCGGGCAGAAGGTCATCAGCGGGGAGGCCGCGACGATTCACCAGGGCAACTGGGTGTACGGGATGTTCCGCGCGGACGACAGTTTCAACTACCAAGAACAGTGGGACTGGATTCCGTTCCCCGGGACGGAGGGCATCTACTTCTACCACGTCGACGCTATCGTCGCGCCCGCGAACAACCCCAGCCGAGAGGAGACCATCGCCTGGCAGAAGTTCGTCGGGACGAAGGAGGCACAGATTGCCTTCAACAACCCGAAGGGCTCGGTCCCGCTCCGGACCGACATCGACCCGAGCGAACTGACCGACTTCCTGGCGATGACCTACGAGGACCTCACGAGCTCCGACGCGTACCCGCCGACAATCGCGCACGGTCTCGCGGTCACCCCCGAGACGATGGGCGACTGCAAGACGGCGTTCGCGGAGAACTTCATGGGGCCGTTCGAGGTCGAGGCGTGTGCCGACGCGCTGATCGGGGCGGTCTCGAACTGA
- a CDS encoding carbohydrate ABC transporter permease: MASSSSTRSFDVASLVEDVNLRRVLQYTLVLLFLGFFLVPLETGIMTAIKTNESVARSLPFAPPASEGFTLGNLQFAFERLADSFVNSLIMAIPATVGSVLLGSMAAYGLTLVDWRAQLGVLMLFLAGIFVPYQAVLVPLARFWNNIFPLARMLQPFVASIPFLEAYHANLAPLVITHIAYGIPICTILFRSYYQSLPSSLVEAAKIDGSSITKIYRRIVLPLSKPMFGVVFIYQFTQIYNEFLFAFTLVVGADAPAAPVTLILPAIGASTSGIDFGIRMSAAFLAAIPTLILYVAFAEQFAKGLRTESG, translated from the coding sequence ATGGCGAGTTCCTCGTCCACCCGGTCGTTCGACGTGGCGTCGCTCGTCGAGGACGTGAACCTCCGTCGCGTCCTCCAGTACACCCTCGTCCTCCTGTTCCTCGGCTTCTTCCTCGTCCCGCTGGAGACGGGTATCATGACTGCCATCAAGACGAACGAGTCCGTCGCGCGGTCGCTCCCGTTCGCCCCGCCGGCGAGTGAGGGCTTCACGCTCGGCAACCTCCAGTTCGCGTTCGAGCGCCTCGCGGACTCGTTCGTCAACTCGCTCATCATGGCCATCCCGGCGACGGTCGGCAGCGTCCTGCTCGGGAGCATGGCCGCGTACGGCCTCACGCTGGTCGACTGGCGCGCCCAGTTAGGGGTGCTCATGCTCTTTCTGGCCGGCATCTTCGTGCCTTACCAGGCCGTGCTGGTGCCGCTGGCCCGCTTCTGGAACAACATCTTCCCGCTCGCGCGGATGTTACAGCCGTTCGTCGCCTCGATACCGTTCCTGGAGGCGTACCACGCGAACCTCGCGCCGCTGGTGATCACCCACATCGCGTACGGCATCCCGATCTGTACGATCCTCTTCCGGTCGTACTACCAGAGCCTCCCGAGTTCGCTCGTCGAGGCGGCCAAGATCGACGGCTCCAGCATCACGAAGATCTACCGCCGCATCGTCTTGCCCCTCTCGAAGCCGATGTTCGGCGTCGTGTTCATCTACCAGTTCACGCAGATTTACAACGAGTTCCTCTTCGCGTTCACGCTCGTGGTGGGTGCGGACGCGCCGGCCGCGCCCGTGACGCTCATCTTACCGGCCATCGGGGCGTCGACCTCCGGCATCGACTTCGGCATCCGGATGTCCGCGGCGTTCCTCGCGGCCATCCCGACGCTCATTCTCTACGTCGCGTTCGCCGAACAGTTCGCGAAGGGACTCCGCACGGAGAGCGGATAA
- the gfo6 gene encoding D-xylose 1-dehydrogenase Gfo6 — translation MSPSIPEALDDFTRRDWQAETAGGVVRFAMVGLGWWTRAEAIPAVVDADFCETTVVVSGSLEKAERATDLADTISHGITYDQFHDGVAADAYDAVYVATPNALHLPFVETAAELGKAVLCEKPMESTVDRAREVQEVCEGHDVPLMVAYRMQTEPAVRRARELVEGGAIGDPVLVHGSMSQRLLAEVVPDPDQWRLDPDISGGATVMDIGLYPLNTARFVLDADPVRVRARTTVEDDAFAAVGDEHVSFGLDFADGTLATCTASQSAYQSSHLRVTGTEGEIEIDPAFYNRQDRGFRLSWGGQTVALDFDQVNQMTEEFDYFAHCLLTDSHPHPDGDHALVDMQVMDAIYTAADRGRDVVLAEEFDGYDALD, via the coding sequence ATGAGTCCGTCCATCCCTGAGGCTCTCGACGATTTCACGCGGCGCGACTGGCAGGCGGAGACCGCCGGCGGGGTCGTCAGGTTCGCGATGGTCGGCCTCGGCTGGTGGACGCGGGCGGAGGCGATTCCGGCCGTCGTCGACGCGGACTTCTGTGAGACGACCGTCGTCGTCAGCGGGTCGCTCGAGAAGGCCGAACGGGCGACCGACCTCGCCGACACCATCTCTCACGGCATCACGTACGACCAGTTTCACGATGGCGTCGCCGCCGACGCTTACGACGCGGTGTACGTCGCCACGCCCAACGCGCTGCACCTCCCGTTCGTCGAGACGGCGGCCGAACTCGGCAAGGCGGTGCTCTGTGAGAAGCCGATGGAGTCGACGGTCGACCGGGCCAGAGAGGTCCAGGAGGTCTGTGAGGGACACGACGTCCCGCTGATGGTCGCCTACCGCATGCAGACCGAACCGGCGGTCCGTCGCGCCAGGGAACTCGTCGAAGGGGGCGCCATCGGCGACCCGGTGCTCGTCCACGGGAGCATGTCACAGCGACTGCTCGCGGAGGTCGTCCCCGACCCCGACCAGTGGCGACTCGACCCCGACATCTCCGGCGGCGCGACCGTCATGGACATCGGCCTCTACCCGCTGAACACCGCCCGGTTCGTCCTCGACGCCGACCCGGTCCGGGTCCGGGCGCGTACGACGGTCGAAGACGACGCCTTCGCCGCCGTCGGCGACGAGCACGTGAGCTTCGGTCTCGACTTCGCCGACGGCACGCTCGCGACCTGTACCGCCAGCCAGTCGGCGTACCAGTCGAGCCATCTCCGGGTGACGGGAACCGAGGGCGAAATCGAAATCGACCCCGCGTTTTACAACCGGCAGGACCGCGGCTTTCGGCTGTCGTGGGGGGGTCAGACCGTCGCCCTCGACTTCGACCAGGTGAACCAGATGACCGAGGAGTTCGACTACTTCGCCCACTGCCTGCTGACCGACTCTCACCCTCACCCGGACGGCGACCACGCGCTCGTCGACATGCAGGTCATGGACGCCATCTACACCGCCGCCGACCGCGGTCGCGACGTCGTCCTCGCCGAGGAGTTCGACGGCTACGACGCGCTCGACTGA
- a CDS encoding SMP-30/gluconolactonase/LRE family protein — MSVERVVDCTCDLGEGPVWHTGEDRLYWVDIDAGRLHRFDPATGTHDVAFETRVVSGVTVQRDGSLLLFMDRGRVGHLVDGELVTVEQVVEQDEESRFNDVIADPAGRVFCGTMPTDARGGRLHHLDTDGATTLVADGVGIPNGMGFTRNYESCYFTETEADTIYRYAYDERTGELSARERFVTTSDTPGLPDGMTVDAAGGVWSARWKGGCVVRYDASGTEVDRVDLPAEKVTSVAFGGPGLGRLYVTTGGGSARPEEGTGAGALFRLDPDVAGRPECRSAVDF, encoded by the coding sequence ATGTCCGTCGAACGCGTCGTCGACTGCACGTGTGACCTCGGGGAGGGACCGGTCTGGCACACCGGGGAGGACCGACTGTACTGGGTAGACATCGACGCCGGACGACTCCACCGGTTCGACCCGGCGACCGGCACGCACGACGTCGCCTTCGAGACGCGAGTCGTCTCCGGGGTCACCGTCCAGCGGGACGGGTCGCTGTTGCTGTTCATGGACCGTGGCCGCGTCGGCCACCTCGTCGACGGCGAACTGGTTACCGTCGAACAGGTCGTCGAACAGGACGAGGAGTCGCGGTTCAACGACGTCATCGCGGACCCGGCGGGAAGAGTGTTCTGCGGGACGATGCCGACCGACGCGCGCGGCGGCCGTCTCCACCACCTCGACACCGACGGGGCGACGACGCTCGTCGCCGACGGGGTGGGCATCCCCAACGGGATGGGGTTCACCCGAAACTACGAGTCGTGTTACTTCACCGAGACCGAGGCCGACACCATCTATCGCTACGCGTACGACGAACGAACGGGGGAACTGTCGGCCCGCGAGCGGTTCGTCACGACGTCCGATACGCCGGGCCTACCCGACGGGATGACCGTCGACGCGGCGGGAGGGGTGTGGTCCGCGCGGTGGAAGGGCGGGTGTGTCGTCCGGTACGACGCGAGCGGAACCGAGGTCGACCGTGTCGACCTCCCCGCCGAGAAGGTGACGAGCGTCGCCTTCGGCGGTCCCGGCCTCGGACGGCTCTACGTCACGACCGGCGGGGGGTCGGCACGACCCGAAGAAGGGACCGGTGCGGGCGCGCTGTTCCGTCTCGACCCGGACGTCGCCGGACGGCCCGAGTGCCGGTCAGCGGTCGACTTCTGA
- a CDS encoding carbohydrate ABC transporter permease: MATHDQTDHVTESAEEVVGWETRLRYFLNSDFVRSSPYWGIPFVLMGIAVYGGIGYNLAISFTDYSGLGTPDYSSLDFEMYTQALSSDAFLAAAQNNLVLLVVFTTVCLILGLFLAVLLDHGIRFSEKFQTVYLLPMSLSFVVTAQLWLWMFNVESGILNLIVTTFGFAPVDWIGNPSVALAAVIFALVWQFSGYTMVVYLAGLQSIPDDQFEAARVDGASTIRTYLRIIVPQLKEASVSAAVVLMVFALKAFTFLYALVGRYRPPNGTDILATLMVRRAFKFGEWAYSAAIATMLLVMALGVIGPYLYYQHKQGSL, translated from the coding sequence ATGGCCACGCACGATCAAACTGACCACGTGACCGAGTCGGCCGAGGAGGTGGTCGGCTGGGAGACGCGGCTCCGGTACTTCCTCAACAGCGACTTCGTCCGCTCGTCGCCGTACTGGGGGATTCCGTTCGTCCTCATGGGCATCGCCGTCTACGGCGGTATCGGCTACAACCTCGCCATCTCCTTCACCGACTACTCGGGGCTCGGAACGCCCGACTACTCGTCGCTCGACTTCGAGATGTACACCCAGGCGCTGTCGAGCGACGCGTTCTTGGCCGCCGCACAGAACAACCTCGTCCTGCTCGTCGTCTTCACGACGGTGTGTCTGATACTGGGGCTGTTTCTGGCCGTCCTTCTCGACCACGGCATCCGGTTCTCCGAGAAGTTCCAGACGGTGTACCTCCTGCCGATGAGCCTCTCGTTCGTCGTCACTGCGCAGTTGTGGCTCTGGATGTTCAACGTCGAGAGTGGCATCCTCAACCTCATCGTGACGACGTTCGGATTCGCCCCGGTCGACTGGATCGGGAACCCCTCCGTTGCCCTGGCAGCGGTCATCTTCGCGCTCGTCTGGCAGTTCAGCGGCTACACGATGGTCGTCTACCTCGCCGGCCTGCAGTCGATTCCGGACGACCAGTTCGAGGCCGCACGGGTCGACGGCGCGAGCACCATCCGGACGTACCTCCGCATCATCGTTCCCCAACTGAAAGAGGCGTCGGTCAGCGCGGCGGTCGTACTGATGGTGTTCGCTTTGAAGGCGTTCACGTTCCTGTACGCGCTCGTGGGCCGGTACCGTCCCCCGAACGGGACCGACATCCTGGCGACGCTCATGGTCAGACGCGCCTTCAAGTTCGGCGAGTGGGCGTACTCGGCCGCCATCGCCACCATGCTCTTGGTCATGGCGCTCGGCGTCATCGGACCGTACCTCTACTACCAGCACAAACAGGGGAGTCTCTAA